GGTGTGGGATGTATCGGGGTTTGCGTACGCTCTAGGACGTCTTGGTCTAGGCGGTCGACTGGTGCCATGGTGGTTTGTCGGGTTGGGAGAGGTGGTTATGGGAGTTGAGGTGCGAGATGGCGGGCAACATGTTGGTTCTGGAGGTTTTGGAGGTTGAAGGGGTGGGGCGGCGGAGTGGGCACTTGGCGgagacaagacaagagaGACGGGACCGGTTTGCCTGCGGTGTAAGTGAGCGTTGGAACGGGCGATTTATGAGTGCCATGATGCAAGTTTCTCTTGTGGGTTAAGAGGGAAATTGGGCGGAGCTTCATCAAGTTTCGGATATAGCAAGGATAATAGGCGGCAAGCACGTTCACTAGTAAGAGAGATAGACACGGCCAATGTGTTCATGAGCATCTGCTGCATTTGATACTTATTAACCGTATCCCCATACGCCGTATTTCCCTTGTCAACTACCCTGTTGATACATGATACTGCATATTACCAATTACCTAGTAGTGTAGCCACCGTTAGCAAACAATGTCTGGCCTGTGATCCAGCCACCCTCCGTGACGAGGAAACGGATAATCGGTGCTATGTCCTCGGTCTTGGTGAGGCGACCGCCGAGAGCTTGGCTCTTGTGGAAAGCAACAGCCTCGGGAGACTCTTGTGGGTAAAAGAAGGCTGCGTGTACAATTGATCAGTTTTTGTCTTGTTTGTCTAACAATCGGCTGGTTTTTCAAAAGCAAGAAAGCGACTCACGAGTATCCATGGGGCCGGGAGCAACTGCGTTGACACTGATTCCGCGGGGCTGAAGCTCCTTTGCGACGCCACGGGTGAAGTGTTCAACTGGAGCCTTGGATCCGGCGTACGAAGTGTAAAAGCCGGTAAAGGCAGCGAGGAGGGCCGTGACAATGGTAATCAGCTTGCCACCGTCCTCGACGTTTTTAGCGCCGGCCTTGAGAATGAAGAATGCAGATTTGGAATTGACCCTATGCCACGTTAGTCTCGCCAAGAGCTGCATATAGGATTGAGGGAAACATAGGAATAGTTGGGATTCGCGTACGCAAACATCTCATCGTACTCGGCTTCCGTAACATCTTGAATTGGCTTCTTGAGCACCTTGCCGACCGTGTTGATAACAATATCAATCCTCCCAAAGTCCTTCTTCACAGAGTCAAACAGCTTGTTGACGGCAGCCTCGGTGGTGAGGTCGGCTTGGTAGAACTGGAACTTGATGCCAGGGTACTTCTGCTTGAGCACAGCTTCGAACTTTGTGGCATCTTCCTTCGACTTGGTAGAGTTGTAATGCAAGGCCAGGTTGGCTCCAAGGGCAGCGAGCTCTTTGGCAATATCGGCGCCAAGATTCTTAGCTCCTccggtgatgatggcagTCTTTCCCTTGAGAGACATTGTGCAGAAGGTGTATCGAAGTGAAAAACCAGGATAGTGTAAGATTTGTTGAGTTGAGGGCTGTCTAGTGAGTTTCGAGCTTTCCTAAGCTTTCCCCTCAAAAGAATTCAGACAGCTCTCCTCTGGCCTTTTATACGCCGTTCCATGGCTGTCAACTTGCCTGCCTGCGGGCCGTTTTCAGTTTCCAAATGGCATCAGAGTTTATCGGATTTCAATCCTCCGAATGACAGGCTTAGCTCCGTGACGTGCTTCAGAGCCCCGACCAGGAAAGCATGAGTCGGGAAACCAAGTCCACAAGGCAAGGCATAATACCTGCTCGAGGAGACATCTCAGAATTTAACTTCACTAGATGCGCCTGTTGCAGACACCTCTTTAGGAAAGGAGCCGCATTGAGGATGCTGGTCGGAGCGTTTGAGTTCAAAGGTGGCGCATGAAATCAAGTCTTGATTTGTTCCGGCCAATCCATATCCACAGGCCCTCTGCGGCGGTTGCTTCAAGATGCATTGCCTCGATTTGGTTAGAGCGCGACATTATTTGTCCCGCCAAAAGATGGATTGGCCTTGTGGCAATTCAACCCATTGAACGATCGTCTTGGGCCCATGGTACGAACCCAGCAGCCTCGGGCTTGCACGTCaagctacctaggtagctaaGGTCCGTTTGGGGATGTGACACTGATTGGATGGAGCATAATATCCAGTGGCAGGTACAACGTGTCGTTCGTGCCTAGTACCTCAGGTACCTGCATGTCGCTCCCGATGGCATTCTAGGTTACGTGTTACTATATGTTAGTGGTGTGTATAATCAAATGCTTGACGGGAGGCGACACATCCTTGTCAAAGACTGCAGCCCTTCTCGTCCTGTCCTCTCTTGCGGGCTTGAATCCAGCCTTCTCCATTGAACCCCTCACCGTCGTAACGCCACCACTTCGCGGCAGTGCTGATTCCCGAAGGAAACACAAACCATAACATATAGCTTGCAACAGGTACGGAGGACACGATGTGAACAAAAGAAAGCACTCGCTTGGTGTTGCACACCTTGCAATGTAGTGGAACGAAGAAGAGACATTGCTCGTGACTTGGCCGGGTTTCCGGCAGGAACTGACTGTGTTGTGTCCTTGCCTCCTTCCCTCTTTCCTAGACTTCCGCAACCCCCCCTCTCTAACATTCGACGTCAAGCAACGGGCTGCTCCCCATTTGACTTCAACCTCGCGACGGTCTACACTCTCCATCCAATACAACCTTCTCCAGCCTTGACCCTTGCCATCACTTTGCCCACAGAAACTCTCTTCAGGCCTTGCACAAACACATCCAAAACTCCAATCAGAGGTCCCGTTTCAGTTGGCGCTAACGGCAAACTAATCTATTTGCAATCCGGGGGCTCGGCATCCTCAACTGCTGCAGCATTTTGGTTTTATAGAGTTATAAACAAGCtagcctacggagtacctcgtGGATACGGCTTTACACTGAGTCTAGGGCTCTTGTATCCGACAATTTCCTAATTAGGTTTCTGCATGTTGCCTGTCATCGTCCAAGACTTCTGCGTGtttcgtcatcgtcaacaTCAGCCACCAATCCAGCCATGCAGGCAGCAAAGGCTGCGCATCCTACGGAGTTCGAATTTGTCATTGGCAGTCGGCCGCAGGAGCTGAAAGTCGACACCAGTCGCAGACTTCGATCGTTCCTGTCCAAGCGGGCCTGGAGGGAACACCGCGCGCAGTACGAGCAGCGGTCACAGAGCTCGTCCGAGTCTTCGCCATCAAACTCGTCCTCTTCTGGGTCCAAAAGCGAGGCCCAGAGTTCGAGTAGCAGCATCCGAGATGGCAATGCCAACCCTGACAGGAAACCAGTCGCCACAAAGGCGAGTCGCCGCAGGAGAAACAAGCTTCAAACCGTCACGTTTGAATATATTGGAGCCGGCCCAATTGCACCACCATCCGCCTTAACACCGGGGACCGTCCAAGATGCGGCGGGATTGGAGGAGCTCTATGGCTTGCCTGGAGACAGGCTGCTTCAGTTATTTGCACAGAGCCTCGCCAGGTTCCCTCCCATGGATACGCATTTTGGGGGTGGTCGTGTAGATCCATTCAGATCATATCCGGGGCCATGGGAGCCTTATATCCCAGCATTGGCAGACCACTGTAAGTCCATCCCTATTTCCGACCAATGATGCAATATTTCGTGGCTTTATACAACGAAAAGCGCCATCGAGACGCAGCATGTCCCACGGCTCGCTTTGAATATATGCTGACCATCACATCACATAGATATTGTCCAAATGGCCAGAGATATCCCTGAACTGGACCAGCCGGGCAACAAGGGCCTTCTCAGGTCCAGGTGGTTCCCTCTTGTTCTCTCGGACAACGCCCCATTCCAAGTGGTCATGCTCCTTGCCGCAGCCAACTACGCCTCCGTCAACAACATCAGCACCCTGGGGTGTCACCTCCTCCGGATGAAGCACGACGCCATCACggccatcaacaacaccttcaaggacgacaagacgCTAGCAAGCGACTGTCTCATCGGAGCCGtcgccaagatggccagCTTCGAGGCCATGCACGGCGACGTGCTCTCCTACCAAACGCACATGGAGGGCCTAGTGCGCATGCTAGAACTGAGAGGCGGGCTGGACTCGTTGGGGCTGGGCGGCCTGCTTCGCCGAATGGTGGTGTGGATTGACCTCAACTCTTCATTCCTGCTCAACATCCCGCGGTACTTTCCCGGGACGACCTTTACGGGCGTTGAGAGGGAAGTCACGGAGGTTGTGGAGCCCAACCCAGAACGGTTCATCGCCGTGTAGGATCATGACAAATGTTGGAAATGTGCCTGGTTGCTTGATTTATTGATTTAGTTGAATTGGATTATTTGGCATCTCACACCTACACGAGTGAGTACGCGCATCGCGGTGCGTCAGAAGCTAGCAAGATGGAGTCAAGTTATACACACAATGAAAAATCAGCAAGGGTTTGCTTCTTCAGGTCGCATCTTGTTCATATTCAAGCACGTGTcattaaatatatatattagaCCTACTTTTCCTCGTCATTACTCAAGCAGGGAACGTGGCCCCTTGTACCCTTGTACCGCCCCCTCTACAGATGAGCCGCTACCAAAAGAGGGgaggaaataaaaaaaacaacaCCCATAGACGGCGTCAAAAAGAATCATCACTTCATCCAAGCATGTACTCTCcccgccaaaaaaaaaaggggggcaCTACTATGTCACTATCCATCCCCGTACTCCTAGTTACTCCCGTAATTATACTCGGgataaaagaagaagaaaaaaatgcCTACGTGTCCACTGTTGAATGGAATGTGCAGCAGCGGATGGAAGGGGGGTCCCAATCACGTAgtcaagaagaaaaaaagaggcaagACGAAGCGAagagggaagaagagaagaaaaaaagaaaccttGGGCGCaacaccttttttttttgttttcattCGCCCCTTACAACAGGGCCATGGCACCCATCACGCCGGCAAAGAGGTACCCGACAGCCGGGGCATgggcctgggcggcggcggtgacgacgGGAGCCGACGTCTGGGTGACGACGAGGGTGGACGACGGGGCGCTCTGGTGGACCGTGTTTGTGCTCTGGATGACGACCGGGGTGCCGGGACCGCCGGGGACGGTGACGGTCTGGGtggcgaggccgccgcccagggtCTCGGTGACGGTGAGGACGTGGACCGAGGAGAGGGTCTGGCCGGGGGCGGTGACGGTCTGGAAGATGACGCTCGAGTGGGCGACCTTGACGACCTCGGTGCGGGTGTTGACGACGGTGACCTTttcgccgccgacggtgACGACCTCGGTGACGGGTACGAGGTTGGTGACGGTCTGGTAGGCGACGTTGGTCAGGGTCTCGGTGGTGGCCTCGCCGTGGATGGTcttggtgacggtgacggggACCTGGGTCTCGATGAGgctggtggccgtggtggtgatggtctcctgcttgccgttgatggtggtgacgagggTGACGGGGTGGacgctggtgatggtggaCTTGACCACGTCGGTGGCGGTGATTGTCTGGCCTGGCTGGGTGACGGTCTGCTGGAGCGTCGTGGGGACGACCGTCTCGATGAGGCTCGTGGTGGTGAAGGTGATGGTCTGctccttgccgccaatgGTGGTGACTTGGGTAACGGGGCAGAGGGAGGTGATGATCGAGGTGACGCCGTGGACCTCGGTCTTGGTGCGGTCGGGCTGCACCACGGTCTTCTGCTCGGTGACGGGGACGAGCGTGGTgatgaggctggtggtggtgaaggtGACTGTCTGCTCCTTGCCGCCGATGGTGGTGACCTGGGTGACGGGGCAGAGCGAGGTGATTGTCGAGAGGACCACGTCGGTGGCGGTCTTGGTGCGGTCGGGCTGCACCACGGTCTTGTGCTCGGTGACGGGGACGAGCGTGGTgatgagg
The DNA window shown above is from Metarhizium brunneum chromosome 1, complete sequence and carries:
- the SDR1 gene encoding Short-chain type dehydrogenase/reductase; this encodes MSLKGKTAIITGGAKNLGADIAKELAALGANLALHYNSTKSKEDATKFEAVLKQKYPGIKFQFYQADLTTEAAVNKLFDSVKKDFGRIDIVINTVGKVLKKPIQDVTEAEYDEMFAVNSKSAFFILKAGAKNVEDGGKLITIVTALLAAFTGFYTSYAGSKAPVEHFTRGVAKELQPRGISVNAVAPGPMDTPFFYPQESPEAVAFHKSQALGGRLTKTEDIAPIIRFLVTEGGWITGQTLFANGGYTTR